Proteins encoded by one window of Engraulis encrasicolus isolate BLACKSEA-1 chromosome 23, IST_EnEncr_1.0, whole genome shotgun sequence:
- the ttc9c gene encoding tetratricopeptide repeat protein 9C, with product MADNTVHSEGTSDQPMASCSTAGSTPPVSVDSQLQQAVRLKTEGNVFYRDKNIRSAIGRYHRALIVLRGLDSKLTAAIAGFGAKVPVLNAEQQELLSNTQIDCYNNLAACLLQRESVDYARVQEYSLHVLELRPGDTKALYRAGVATLELGDAQSARQYLMKASRDKPNDANVKRQLQRTEERLSKDYQREKALYKGMFSQQKSGEGQGDAEVTQKHV from the exons ATG GCGGATAACACGGTGCATTCGGAGGGGACGTCAGATCAGCCCATGGCCAGCTGTTCCACGGCCGGTAGCACCCCACCCGTATCCGTCGACTCTCAGCTTCAGCAGGCAGTGCGGTTAAAAACAGAGGGCAACGTCTTCTACCGGGACAAGAACATTCGCTCTGCCATCGGGCGATACCATCGAGCCTTGATCGTTCTCCGTGGCCTTGACTCTAAACTGACGGCGGCGATTGCGGGCTTCGGAGCCAAGGTGCCTGTGCTCAACGCAGAGCAGCAAGAGCTCTTAAGTAACACTCAGATCGACTGCTATAACAACCTAGCAG CTTGTCTACTACAGCGGGAGAGTGTGGACTATGCCCGAGTGCAGGAGTACAGTCTCCATGTCTTGGAGCTGCGGCCGGGTGACACCAAGGCCCTCTACAGAGCCGGAGTGGCCACGCTGGAGCTGGGGGATGCACAGTCGGCACGACAGTACCTCATGAAGGCCAGCAGGGACAAACCCAACG ATGCCAACGTGAAACGGCAACTGCAGCGAACGGAAGAGAGGCTTAGCAAAGACTACCAGAGAGAAAAGGCCCTGTACAAAGGAATGTTCAGTCAACAAAAGAGCGGAGAAGGGCAGGGAGACGCGGAGGTGACCCAGAAACACGTCTGA
- the LOC134439693 gene encoding GTPase IMAP family member 9-like, which yields MTKIRIVLIGKTGVGKSAAANTILGRAEFKSSASANSETQHCRDAILKRKRRPIKVIDTPGILDTAKETEVIKEEILRCIKLSCPGPHVFLLVIQVGRFTEEEQNAVRALQEIFGEKAKDYMIVLFTRGDALKGQSIKDYVQTGSPRLQEVIRSCGGRFHMFNNNSKSRAQVNKLLKKVEDLIAVNGAAPFSEEIYQETTRVLAETGLSWDSPAVDLHLTFLPELKRRVGNYIHVLDED from the exons ATGACCA AGATAAGAATCGTGTTGATTGGGAAAACTGGAGTGGGGAAGAGTGCAGCAGCCAACACCATCCTGGGGAGAGCGGAATTCAAATCAAGTGCCTCAGCCAACTCTGAAACACAACACTGCAGGGATGCAATCTTAAAAAGAAAAAGACGTCCAATTAAAGTGATTGATACCCCAGGTATCTTAGACACGGCAAAGGAAACTGAAGTCATCAAAGAAGAGATACTCAGGTGCATCAAGCTTTCCTGTCCGGGGCCCCATGTCTTCCTGCTGGTCATCCAGGTAGGCCGGTTTACAGAGGAGGAGCAGAATGCAGTTAGAGCCTTGCAAGAGATATTTGGGGAGAAGGCCAAAGATTACATGATAGTCCTCTTCACCCGAGGCGATGCGCTCAAAGGTCAGTCCATCAAAGACTATGTGCAAACGGGAAGCCCCAGACTCCAAGAGGTTATCAGAAGTTGTGGTGGAAGATTTCACATgttcaacaacaacagcaagagCCGTGCCCAGGTAAATAAATTGCTCAAGAAAGTGGAGGATTTGATCGCAGTTAACGGAGCAGCACCTTTTTCCGAAGAGATATACCAGGAAACGACCAGAGTCTTAGCTGAAACAGGGCTCTCCTGGGATTCACCCGCAGTGGATTTACATCTTACCTTCCTTCCTGAATTGAAGAGAAGGGTGGGAAATTATATCCATGTTCTTGACGAAGACTGA